In a genomic window of Alcanivorax sp.:
- a CDS encoding YbfB/YjiJ family MFS transporter has product MTTERDHLLTALAGAFSLVIALGIGRFLFTPALPDMIAETTLTAISGGYLAAINYGGYLAGAMLAMAVPAHRARTAFWLALWVSVVTSILMGLSTTFTPWAINRFLAGVASAIIMVNGSALVLGAMPNHLRARLGNIHYAGIGLGISIAALTVAFIETLHGSYATMWLACGALALVLLPLLRRIPALPHAKHSQHERAPVNRSALGFLIASYTLAGFGYITSTTYLPVIAKAQLPGLDSAAFYTWLAVGLAAVPANLLWGKLASHTSERNALMTALVVQALGVSAPAWLPGLTGLVISGLLVGGTFTAVVALSMYCGRQLAPHAASAALGALTACYGVGQILGPVVTARLLESSGSFAPGLLGAAAALIGAAVLLVPLGKVRF; this is encoded by the coding sequence ATGACCACCGAAAGAGATCACCTGCTCACTGCCCTGGCCGGCGCCTTTAGTCTGGTGATTGCCCTGGGCATTGGCCGCTTCCTGTTCACCCCGGCCCTGCCCGACATGATCGCCGAAACCACCCTCACCGCCATCAGCGGCGGCTACCTGGCAGCGATCAACTATGGGGGCTACCTTGCCGGCGCCATGCTCGCCATGGCGGTACCCGCCCACCGGGCACGCACGGCGTTCTGGCTGGCACTGTGGGTAAGCGTGGTCACCAGCATCCTCATGGGCCTGAGCACCACCTTCACACCCTGGGCCATCAACCGTTTCCTGGCCGGTGTGGCCAGCGCCATCATCATGGTCAACGGCTCTGCCTTGGTGCTCGGTGCCATGCCCAATCATCTGCGTGCCCGGCTGGGCAATATTCACTATGCCGGCATCGGCCTGGGCATCAGCATCGCTGCCCTCACCGTTGCTTTTATTGAAACCCTGCACGGCAGCTACGCCACCATGTGGCTGGCCTGCGGCGCCCTGGCCCTGGTCCTGCTGCCACTGCTGCGCCGTATCCCCGCCCTGCCCCACGCCAAACACAGCCAGCACGAACGGGCGCCGGTAAACCGCTCGGCCCTGGGCTTTCTGATCGCCAGCTACACCCTGGCCGGCTTCGGCTACATCACCAGCACCACCTACCTGCCGGTGATCGCCAAAGCGCAATTGCCGGGCCTGGACAGCGCCGCCTTCTATACTTGGCTGGCCGTGGGCCTGGCCGCCGTGCCCGCCAACCTGCTATGGGGCAAACTCGCCAGCCACACCAGCGAACGCAACGCACTTATGACCGCACTTGTGGTACAGGCCCTGGGCGTCAGCGCCCCCGCCTGGCTACCCGGCCTCACCGGGCTGGTCATCAGCGGCCTGCTGGTGGGCGGCACCTTTACCGCCGTGGTCGCCCTGAGCATGTACTGCGGCCGCCAACTGGCCCCCCACGCCGCCAGCGCCGCCCTGGGCGCGTTAACGGCCTGCTATGGGGTCGGGCAGATACTGGGGCCGGTGGTGACGGCACGATTGCTGGAAAGCAGCGGGAGTTTTGCGCCCGGGTTACTGGGGGCGGCTGCGGCGTTGATCGGGGCGGCGGTGTTGTTGGTGCCGTTGGGGAAGGTGCGGTTTTAG
- a CDS encoding ABC transporter permease, producing the protein MVTLTFPTWMEPYRALATGKVSREQWQALMRQLLWPVLGIGLFLLLWQFAAQRIDTSLGQFPGPAQVWEQAGNLVSEHQQSREREVAFYERQEKYITARLEQQPDWEPVTRDYTGAPTFFDQIGTSLITVMSGFLLASMIAIPLGIVIGLSSTVHAAVNPLVQLFKPVSPLAWLPLVTMVVSAVYVSDDPMVSKSFLTSMFTVTLCCLWPTLMNTAVGVTSVSQDLTNVSRVLRLNALSHVRKIVLPSALPMMFTGLRLSLGIAWMVLIAAEMLAQNPGLGKFVWDEFQNGSSQSLGRIMVAVIVIGLIGFLLDRLMLMLQRALVWDKSSVQR; encoded by the coding sequence ATGGTGACCCTGACATTCCCGACCTGGATGGAACCCTACCGCGCACTGGCCACGGGCAAGGTATCCCGTGAGCAGTGGCAAGCGCTGATGCGCCAGCTGTTGTGGCCGGTGCTGGGGATAGGCCTGTTCCTGCTCCTGTGGCAGTTCGCGGCCCAGCGTATTGATACCTCGCTGGGTCAGTTCCCCGGCCCGGCCCAGGTCTGGGAGCAGGCGGGCAATCTGGTCAGTGAACACCAGCAGTCCCGTGAGCGGGAAGTGGCGTTTTATGAGCGGCAGGAGAAGTACATCACCGCCCGGCTGGAACAGCAGCCGGACTGGGAGCCGGTCACCCGTGACTATACCGGTGCGCCCACCTTCTTTGATCAGATCGGTACCAGCCTGATCACGGTGATGAGTGGGTTTCTGCTGGCGTCGATGATCGCCATTCCGCTGGGCATCGTCATCGGCCTGAGCAGCACCGTGCATGCAGCGGTGAACCCGCTGGTGCAGTTGTTCAAGCCGGTGTCGCCGCTGGCCTGGTTGCCGCTGGTCACCATGGTGGTGAGTGCGGTGTATGTGAGCGACGACCCCATGGTGTCGAAATCCTTTCTCACTTCCATGTTCACAGTAACCCTATGCTGCCTGTGGCCCACGTTGATGAATACGGCGGTGGGGGTCACCTCGGTCAGCCAGGATCTGACCAATGTCTCCCGTGTGCTGCGGCTTAATGCCCTCAGCCATGTCCGCAAGATCGTGCTGCCTTCTGCATTGCCGATGATGTTCACCGGTTTGCGCTTGAGCCTGGGGATTGCCTGGATGGTACTGATCGCCGCAGAGATGCTGGCGCAAAACCCGGGCCTGGGGAAATTCGTCTGGGATGAATTCCAGAACGGCAGTTCCCAATCCCTGGGCCGGATCATGGTGGCGGTGATCGTCATCGGCCTGATCGGTTTCCTGCTGGATCGCCTGATGCTGATGCTGCAGCGCGCGCTGGTGTGGGACAAATCTTCCGTGCAGCGCTAA
- a CDS encoding CmpA/NrtA family ABC transporter substrate-binding protein — MMKGFKKTVCGVLAAMTLGLSATSVAEDAVGWPEKADLKFGFIKLTDMAPLAIAYEKGYFEEEGLFVTLEAQANWKVLLDRVIDGQLDGAHMLAGQPLGATIGYGTEAHIITAFSMDLNGNGITVSNSVWEEMKKHIPSKDGKPVHPIKADTLKPVVEQYKAAGKSFKMGMVFPVSTHNYELRYWLAAGGLNPGYYAPHKGDTSGQLQADVLLSVTPPPQMPATLEAGTIHGYCVGEPWNQQAVFKGIGVPVITDYEIWKNNPEKVFGVSKGWAEEYPNTHIRVVKAMIRAAKWLDENNNANRPEAVKILSRPNYVGADYDVIANSMTGTFEYEKGDKRGIPDFNVFFRHNATYPYYSDAIWYLTQMRRWGQISESKPDSWYMDIAKKVYRPDIYTQAAKSLIAEGKMSADEFPDFASEDGFKPPQSEFIDNVTYDGRKPNEYLSKFPIGLKDGDTL; from the coding sequence ATGATGAAAGGTTTCAAGAAAACAGTTTGTGGTGTGCTGGCCGCGATGACACTGGGCCTGTCGGCAACGTCTGTAGCGGAGGATGCTGTGGGCTGGCCGGAAAAGGCTGACCTCAAGTTCGGTTTTATCAAGCTGACGGACATGGCGCCGCTGGCCATCGCCTATGAGAAAGGCTACTTCGAGGAAGAGGGTCTGTTCGTGACCCTGGAAGCCCAGGCCAACTGGAAGGTGCTGCTGGACCGGGTGATAGATGGTCAGCTGGATGGTGCTCACATGCTGGCCGGCCAGCCGCTGGGGGCAACCATCGGTTATGGCACCGAGGCCCATATCATTACCGCCTTCAGCATGGATCTGAACGGCAACGGCATCACCGTTTCCAATTCTGTCTGGGAAGAAATGAAAAAGCATATTCCCAGCAAGGATGGCAAACCGGTGCATCCGATCAAGGCCGACACCCTTAAGCCGGTGGTGGAGCAATACAAGGCCGCCGGCAAGTCTTTCAAGATGGGCATGGTGTTTCCGGTGTCCACCCATAACTACGAATTGCGTTACTGGCTGGCTGCCGGTGGTTTGAACCCGGGCTATTACGCCCCGCACAAGGGCGATACCAGCGGCCAGTTGCAGGCGGATGTGTTGCTGTCGGTGACACCGCCACCACAAATGCCCGCCACCCTGGAAGCCGGCACCATTCATGGCTACTGCGTGGGTGAGCCCTGGAACCAGCAGGCCGTGTTCAAGGGCATCGGTGTGCCGGTGATTACCGATTACGAAATCTGGAAAAACAATCCGGAAAAAGTGTTCGGGGTCAGCAAAGGTTGGGCGGAGGAATATCCCAACACCCACATCCGTGTGGTCAAGGCGATGATCCGCGCCGCCAAGTGGCTGGACGAGAACAACAACGCCAACCGCCCGGAAGCGGTGAAGATCCTGTCCCGCCCCAACTATGTGGGCGCCGACTATGACGTGATCGCCAACTCCATGACCGGCACCTTCGAGTATGAGAAGGGCGACAAGCGGGGGATTCCGGATTTCAACGTGTTCTTCCGCCACAACGCCACCTATCCCTACTACTCCGATGCCATCTGGTACCTGACGCAAATGCGTCGCTGGGGGCAGATCAGCGAGAGCAAGCCGGACAGCTGGTACATGGATATCGCGAAAAAAGTGTATCGCCCGGACATCTACACCCAGGCGGCCAAGTCACTGATTGCCGAAGGCAAGATGAGCGCCGATGAATTCCCGGATTTCGCCAGCGAAGATGGCTTCAAGCCGCCGCAGAGCGAGTTCATCGACAACGTCACCTATGACGGCCGCAAGCCCAACGAGTACCTGAGCAAGTTCCCCATCGGCCTGAAAGACGGTGACACCCTGTAA
- a CDS encoding alginate export family protein: MKHSAIAAGVILSTLGFSGTAHAEDDAFITALKAGKPLLNLRLRHEEVDSDGAAEDAQALTLRTRLGYQSGTLHGFDVLGEFEDTRIVGKVDNFAPHMTGYPVIADPEVTELNRAAVRYTGSNALDGLVATYGRQRIIYDNARFVGNVGWRQDEQTFDGAKVDYGTGDFSFSTAYLTQVNGITPKFDANVSNTLFNASWAGAPGGSLTAYGYLLETDNVPDSDNDTYGLRYAGAFDLDAVKLLLTLEGARQEVEAGDTDYVFAEVGAEMAGVTVKVAQEVLGSDDGLVAFQTPLATKHAFNGWADQFLVTPADGLKDSFVSVGTKLAGFKLAAVYHDFQAEEGSSDYGTETNLLVARPIGKHYVVGLKYADYSADDFGSDTQKLWAWAELKL, from the coding sequence ATGAAACATTCTGCCATTGCCGCCGGCGTCATCCTGTCCACGCTCGGCTTTTCGGGGACGGCTCACGCCGAAGACGATGCGTTTATCACCGCGTTGAAAGCTGGCAAACCGCTGCTGAATCTGCGCTTGCGCCATGAAGAAGTGGATAGCGACGGTGCTGCAGAGGATGCCCAGGCACTCACCCTGCGCACCCGTCTGGGTTACCAGAGCGGCACGTTGCACGGTTTTGATGTGTTGGGGGAGTTTGAAGACACACGCATTGTCGGCAAGGTCGACAACTTTGCGCCGCACATGACCGGCTACCCGGTGATCGCCGATCCGGAAGTCACCGAGCTGAACCGTGCCGCAGTGCGTTATACCGGTAGCAATGCGCTCGACGGCCTGGTGGCCACCTATGGCCGTCAACGCATTATCTACGACAACGCCCGCTTCGTCGGCAACGTGGGCTGGCGTCAGGATGAGCAGACCTTTGATGGCGCCAAGGTGGATTACGGCACCGGTGATTTTTCTTTCTCCACGGCCTATCTCACCCAGGTAAACGGCATTACGCCCAAGTTCGATGCCAATGTGTCCAATACCCTGTTCAACGCCAGCTGGGCTGGTGCGCCGGGGGGATCCCTCACCGCCTACGGTTACCTGCTGGAAACCGATAACGTGCCCGATTCCGATAACGACACCTACGGTTTGCGCTATGCCGGTGCCTTCGATCTGGATGCCGTAAAGCTGCTTCTCACCCTGGAAGGCGCCCGCCAAGAGGTGGAAGCCGGCGATACCGACTACGTCTTCGCCGAAGTGGGCGCAGAAATGGCCGGGGTCACCGTGAAAGTGGCACAGGAAGTGCTGGGCTCTGATGACGGCCTGGTGGCCTTCCAGACCCCGCTGGCCACCAAGCATGCCTTCAACGGTTGGGCGGATCAGTTCCTGGTAACCCCGGCGGATGGCCTGAAAGACAGCTTTGTCAGCGTCGGCACCAAACTGGCCGGATTCAAGCTGGCGGCGGTGTATCACGACTTCCAGGCCGAAGAGGGCAGTAGTGACTACGGCACGGAAACCAACCTGCTGGTGGCTCGCCCCATCGGCAAGCACTACGTGGTGGGCCTGAAATACGCCGACTACAGCGCCGATGATTTCGGCTCGGATACACAAAAACTGTGGGCCTGGGCAGAACTGAAGCTCTGA
- a CDS encoding cytochrome c3 family protein, producing the protein MGKPGIKTLWWGLWLLGSLALAAWLGMSLLDNDASKSAFLPGAMTHGHHQIELQCSACHDEGFNSQEVLQNACVNCHGEQLADARDSHPKSKFTDPRNANRLANVDARYCVSCHVEHRPELDVGMGVTLPMDMCVHCHQDIGEERPSHQGMAFDTCASAGCHNFHDNLALYEDFLLAHADEPWLSERPRLTPRNLASRMSDADLVALIQGSGTPPADKTVPEHWDGNAHAEAGVACTACHGDADQWVDKPAPLQCAQCHEQENEGFLQGRHGMRLAMELSPMTPSQSVLNMHVEASHRELTCISCHGAHDFDTQKAAVDSCLGCHNDEHSNEYLRSSHHRLWQAEKRGELPPGSGVTCATCHMPRETHGDDVLVQHNQSLTLRPVEKMIRPVCMQCHGLEFAIDALADPHLVEKNFQGKPEHHVPSVDMAVERDKAREGKRGPY; encoded by the coding sequence GTGGGGAAGCCGGGGATCAAGACACTGTGGTGGGGGCTATGGCTGTTGGGGTCGCTGGCACTGGCGGCCTGGCTGGGCATGTCATTACTGGATAACGATGCTTCCAAGAGTGCCTTTCTTCCCGGTGCCATGACCCATGGCCATCACCAGATTGAGCTGCAATGCAGTGCTTGCCATGACGAAGGTTTCAATAGCCAGGAGGTGCTGCAAAACGCGTGTGTGAATTGTCATGGTGAGCAGCTTGCTGATGCCAGGGACTCACACCCGAAATCCAAATTCACTGACCCGCGCAACGCTAACCGGTTGGCCAATGTGGACGCCCGCTACTGCGTGTCCTGTCATGTGGAGCACCGGCCGGAGCTGGATGTGGGCATGGGAGTGACGTTGCCCATGGATATGTGTGTGCACTGTCATCAGGACATTGGCGAAGAGCGCCCCAGCCACCAAGGCATGGCATTCGATACCTGTGCCAGCGCTGGCTGCCATAACTTCCATGACAACCTGGCGCTCTATGAAGATTTCCTGCTCGCCCATGCCGATGAGCCCTGGCTCAGTGAGCGCCCCCGCCTGACTCCCCGCAACCTGGCCAGCCGGATGAGCGACGCAGATCTGGTTGCCCTGATACAAGGTTCCGGGACGCCGCCCGCAGACAAAACCGTGCCGGAGCACTGGGATGGCAACGCCCATGCGGAAGCCGGGGTGGCTTGTACCGCCTGCCATGGTGATGCCGATCAATGGGTCGACAAGCCAGCGCCGCTGCAGTGCGCCCAGTGTCATGAGCAGGAAAACGAGGGGTTCCTCCAGGGCCGGCACGGCATGCGACTGGCCATGGAGTTATCACCCATGACGCCATCGCAATCGGTGCTGAACATGCATGTGGAAGCCAGCCACCGGGAGCTAACGTGTATCAGTTGCCATGGTGCCCATGATTTCGACACCCAAAAAGCTGCCGTGGATAGCTGCCTGGGCTGCCACAACGATGAACACAGCAACGAATACCTTCGCTCCAGCCACCACCGATTATGGCAAGCGGAAAAACGCGGCGAGCTGCCCCCTGGTAGTGGCGTGACCTGCGCCACCTGCCATATGCCCCGGGAAACCCATGGCGATGATGTGCTGGTGCAACACAACCAGAGCCTGACCCTGCGTCCGGTAGAAAAAATGATTCGCCCAGTGTGCATGCAATGCCACGGGCTGGAATTCGCCATTGATGCGCTGGCTGATCCGCATCTGGTGGAAAAGAACTTTCAGGGCAAACCCGAACACCATGTGCCATCGGTGGATATGGCTGTGGAGCGGGACAAGGCCCGGGAAGGAAAGCGAGGACCGTACTGA
- a CDS encoding IS3 family transposase (programmed frameshift), which yields MSSKRYPEEFKIEAVRQVTDRGHSVAQVADRLGVTTHSLYAWIRKFGPDSEQHQANADDQAEIRRLQKELKRVTEERDIPKKSRGVLRQSVRLRYAFIQEHSERWPIRSLCSLLDVHPSGFYAWQRQPRSARAIEDERLSGLIKQFWLESGAVYGYRKVHTDLREYGERCGPNRVHRLMRHAGIRAQVGYRKPRHRAGELHKVTPNILQRQFNPQAPNESWVTDITYIRTHEGWLYLAVVLDLFSRRVIGWSMQSRITKELALDALLMAVWRRKPEGKVVVHSDQGSQYTSHDWDSFLKAHELEGSMSRRGNCHDNAVAESFFQLLKRERIKRKIYSSRDAARADIFDYIEMFYNNRRRHGSNEKLSPVEYEKRHQERQGSV from the exons ATGAGTAGCAAACGCTATCCCGAAGAATTCAAGATTGAGGCGGTTCGCCAGGTGACGGATCGTGGTCACAGTGTGGCCCAAGTGGCTGACCGACTCGGCGTCACCACCCATAGCCTGTACGCCTGGATCAGGAAGTTTGGCCCGGATTCCGAGCAGCATCAGGCCAATGCAGATGACCAAGCCGAGATTCGCCGGCTCCAGAAAGAGCTCAAGCGCGTTACCGAAGAGCGAGACATCC CTAAAAAAAGCCGCGGCGTACTTCGCCAGTCAGTCCGATTGAGGTACGCCTTCATTCAGGAGCACAGCGAGCGGTGGCCAATCCGCTCACTGTGTTCTCTGTTGGACGTTCACCCCAGTGGCTTTTACGCCTGGCAGAGACAGCCTCGTTCAGCTCGTGCAATCGAGGACGAGCGCCTGTCCGGGCTGATCAAGCAGTTCTGGCTGGAATCCGGGGCCGTGTATGGCTACCGGAAGGTTCATACCGATCTGCGCGAGTATGGCGAGCGATGCGGGCCCAATCGAGTCCACCGCCTGATGCGCCACGCAGGAATACGAGCGCAGGTGGGGTATCGTAAACCACGCCATAGGGCTGGGGAGCTGCACAAGGTGACACCGAATATCCTTCAGCGCCAGTTCAATCCGCAAGCCCCGAACGAGAGCTGGGTAACGGATATTACCTATATCCGCACACATGAAGGCTGGCTGTATCTGGCGGTTGTTCTAGATCTGTTCTCAAGACGGGTGATCGGTTGGTCAATGCAATCCAGGATAACCAAGGAACTGGCGCTGGATGCGCTGCTGATGGCGGTCTGGCGTCGCAAGCCTGAGGGCAAGGTGGTTGTTCACTCCGACCAAGGAAGCCAATACACCAGCCACGACTGGGACTCGTTTCTGAAGGCGCATGAGCTGGAGGGGAGTATGAGTCGGCGCGGTAACTGCCACGACAATGCTGTTGCTGAGAGCTTCTTCCAGCTGTTGAAGCGGGAGAGAATAAAGCGAAAGATTTACAGCAGTCGGGACGCGGCCCGGGCAGATATTTTTGATTATATCGAGATGTTCTATAACAACCGTCGACGCCATGGTTCTAATGAAAAGCTGTCACCGGTAGAGTATGAAAAGCGTCACCAAGAACGGCAGGGAAGTGTCTAG
- a CDS encoding ABC transporter ATP-binding protein yields the protein MKALLELSNVGMKFDTPKGTFEALKDVNLKIDAGEFVSLIGHSGCGKSTVLNIVAGLLQATDGGVILDKQEVTEPGPERAVVFQNHSLLPWLTSFENVELAVKQVFKKTKSKAEIRDWVEHNLELVHMAHAMHKKPDEISGGMKQRVGIARALAMQPQVLLMDEPFGALDALTRAHLQDSLMEIHAQLGTTVIMITHDVDEAVLLSDRIVMMTNGPSATIGEILDVNVPRPRDRLALADDPTFVRCRQQVLQFLYEKQRKVEPLPKRTDAATGAVRKRA from the coding sequence ATGAAAGCCTTACTGGAACTCTCCAACGTCGGCATGAAGTTCGACACGCCGAAAGGCACGTTCGAAGCGTTGAAAGATGTGAATCTTAAAATTGATGCCGGTGAATTCGTCTCGCTGATCGGCCACTCCGGCTGCGGGAAATCCACGGTGCTCAATATCGTTGCCGGCCTGCTGCAGGCTACCGATGGCGGGGTGATTCTGGACAAGCAGGAAGTCACCGAACCCGGCCCGGAGCGGGCGGTGGTATTCCAGAACCATTCGCTGCTGCCGTGGCTGACGTCGTTCGAAAATGTGGAGTTGGCGGTCAAGCAGGTGTTCAAGAAAACCAAGTCGAAAGCCGAGATTCGTGACTGGGTGGAACATAACCTGGAGCTGGTGCACATGGCCCATGCCATGCACAAGAAGCCGGATGAAATCTCCGGTGGCATGAAGCAGCGCGTGGGCATTGCCCGGGCCCTGGCCATGCAGCCCCAGGTGTTGCTGATGGATGAACCCTTCGGGGCGCTGGATGCCCTGACCCGGGCCCACCTGCAGGATTCCCTGATGGAGATCCATGCTCAGCTGGGTACCACGGTGATCATGATTACCCATGATGTGGATGAGGCGGTGTTGCTGTCCGACCGTATTGTGATGATGACCAATGGGCCCTCCGCCACCATCGGCGAGATTCTGGACGTCAATGTGCCGCGTCCAAGGGACCGCCTGGCCCTGGCTGACGATCCCACCTTCGTCCGTTGTCGTCAGCAGGTGCTGCAATTCCTGTACGAGAAACAGCGCAAGGTGGAACCGCTGCCCAAGCGTACTGACGCTGCCACTGGCGCCGTGCGCAAACGGGCCTGA
- a CDS encoding DUF3365 domain-containing protein, with protein MQYSRTLFATALATLLLSACGGGQESKPAVGIDPQVYTDSLFAVMNADRTNYTKMIIGRLGPAGADSIKPHEYWEDLENGAPLPAQMFRYGAEAVAEVSSDFSYSLQSLWPINSQNAPKTELEKEGLQYIVDNPGKNFYGTEALGDTTYYTAVYPDVAVAAPCAACHNNHKDSPKTDFELGVMGGVVIRVPM; from the coding sequence ATGCAATATTCAAGAACGTTGTTCGCTACAGCCTTGGCCACACTACTGTTAAGTGCCTGCGGAGGCGGCCAGGAAAGCAAACCTGCCGTCGGTATCGATCCACAGGTCTACACCGATTCCCTGTTCGCAGTGATGAACGCGGACCGCACCAATTACACCAAGATGATCATCGGGCGATTGGGCCCGGCGGGTGCTGACAGTATCAAACCCCATGAGTACTGGGAAGACCTGGAAAACGGCGCACCGCTGCCGGCGCAGATGTTCCGTTACGGGGCGGAAGCGGTGGCCGAGGTATCCAGTGATTTCTCCTATTCCTTGCAGTCACTGTGGCCCATCAATTCACAAAATGCGCCCAAAACAGAACTGGAAAAAGAAGGCTTGCAGTACATCGTCGATAACCCGGGCAAGAACTTTTACGGCACCGAGGCGCTTGGCGACACGACCTACTACACGGCGGTATACCCGGATGTGGCGGTGGCCGCCCCGTGCGCGGCTTGTCACAACAACCACAAGGACTCTCCCAAAACGGATTTCGAGCTGGGCGTGATGGGTGGCGTGGTGATTCGCGTACCCATGTAA
- a CDS encoding FAD-dependent oxidoreductase has translation MEARQFFPDSEIPQSETERPLIIVGNGPAGMQCLVELRRRGVTTPVKLFGQEDWAPYDRVKLSTFLSGSTGFDDLTNLPAELDANVEHLVGRAIIAINPARRWVEDSLGQRHPYGRLVLALGSEAHIPGIPGAELSGVLRFRDMDDAQALMARRLRSTHTVVIGGGLLGIEAAHSLCRFGTKVTLIQHADRLMNRQLDSEAADMVADNLASAGVDVRLLARVKRVEGVERVEGVRLADDQLLPCDTVVFATGIAPRTALAQRAGITVASGIRVNAGMQTSNPYIYAVGECAQFQDRVCGLVMPALQQARVAAANLAGEAVSYMPVADSTWLKVLSLEVFSAGLFSDEERGLVHRTLVYRDREKGIYRALMVRTGRVVGTVSVGPWPERQQVLNRIRDGKRLWPWQVGRFVLTGNPGDSNDQSVGQWPTATVVCQCRGLTRGQLQEYLDRGVTAVTDLKQASGAATVCGGCEPLLDSLCGGQGAAKRSVPGGRSLAIIAALSAVFLGVALWLPPPMPATSVLEMGFFELVSRNPLWRQWSGYAVLIASLLLLLMSLKKRFPGLPMGGFSGWRIAHAALGAMALALLYGHTGFSLGDNLNRWLMLSFLGVGIVGMTAALLTRLQGSVPAMGRLRQGSTWLHILVCWPLPALLVFHILSAYYF, from the coding sequence GTGGAAGCACGGCAGTTTTTCCCTGACAGCGAGATTCCGCAAAGCGAAACCGAGCGGCCATTGATCATTGTTGGCAATGGCCCGGCGGGCATGCAGTGTCTGGTGGAGCTGCGCCGTCGTGGCGTTACCACGCCGGTCAAGCTGTTCGGCCAGGAAGACTGGGCGCCCTATGATCGCGTCAAGCTATCCACCTTTTTGTCCGGTTCCACCGGTTTTGATGATCTGACTAACCTGCCCGCCGAACTGGATGCGAACGTGGAGCATCTGGTGGGGCGGGCCATTATTGCAATCAACCCGGCGCGACGCTGGGTTGAGGACAGCCTTGGGCAACGCCATCCCTACGGTCGTTTGGTACTGGCGCTGGGGAGTGAAGCCCATATTCCCGGTATTCCCGGCGCCGAACTTTCCGGTGTGCTGCGTTTTCGCGATATGGATGATGCCCAGGCACTGATGGCACGCCGGCTGCGTAGCACTCATACCGTGGTGATCGGAGGTGGCCTGTTGGGCATTGAGGCCGCCCATAGCCTGTGCCGTTTTGGTACCAAAGTTACCCTGATACAACACGCCGACCGCTTGATGAACCGGCAACTGGATTCAGAAGCCGCCGACATGGTGGCCGACAACCTCGCCAGCGCGGGAGTGGATGTACGCCTGCTTGCCCGGGTGAAACGTGTGGAAGGTGTGGAGCGGGTGGAAGGGGTGCGCCTGGCAGACGATCAGTTGCTGCCCTGTGACACCGTGGTGTTTGCCACCGGCATTGCTCCGCGCACGGCGCTGGCCCAACGGGCGGGCATCACCGTGGCCAGTGGTATTCGCGTCAATGCGGGTATGCAGACATCCAACCCCTATATCTATGCGGTAGGAGAGTGCGCCCAGTTTCAGGACCGGGTGTGCGGGCTGGTTATGCCAGCCCTGCAACAGGCTCGGGTGGCAGCGGCCAATCTGGCCGGGGAAGCGGTCAGCTACATGCCGGTGGCGGACAGCACCTGGCTCAAGGTGCTGTCGCTGGAAGTCTTCAGTGCCGGCCTGTTCAGTGATGAAGAGCGTGGCCTGGTGCATCGCACTCTGGTTTATCGCGACCGTGAAAAGGGCATCTATCGCGCGCTGATGGTGCGTACCGGGCGGGTGGTCGGCACGGTATCGGTGGGGCCCTGGCCGGAACGTCAACAGGTGCTCAATCGCATCCGCGATGGCAAGCGCCTGTGGCCCTGGCAGGTCGGCCGCTTTGTACTGACGGGAAATCCGGGTGACAGCAACGACCAATCCGTGGGGCAGTGGCCGACTGCGACGGTGGTGTGCCAATGCCGTGGCCTGACCCGGGGGCAGTTACAGGAATATCTGGATCGCGGCGTCACCGCGGTGACGGATCTGAAGCAGGCGAGTGGAGCTGCCACTGTCTGTGGCGGTTGCGAGCCGCTTCTGGACAGCCTTTGTGGCGGGCAGGGCGCTGCCAAACGGAGTGTGCCCGGCGGTCGAAGCCTGGCCATTATTGCCGCCCTGTCTGCTGTTTTCCTGGGGGTCGCGTTATGGCTTCCGCCACCGATGCCGGCCACCTCGGTATTGGAAATGGGGTTCTTCGAGCTGGTTTCCCGCAACCCTCTATGGCGACAGTGGAGTGGCTATGCGGTGCTGATCGCTTCACTGCTTTTACTGCTGATGTCATTGAAAAAGCGCTTTCCTGGTTTGCCGATGGGGGGATTCAGCGGGTGGCGTATTGCCCATGCCGCGCTCGGGGCGATGGCGCTGGCGCTGCTTTACGGGCACACCGGTTTTTCCCTGGGGGACAACCTGAATCGCTGGCTGATGCTGAGCTTTCTGGGCGTGGGAATAGTGGGGATGACGGCAGCCCTGTTGACCCGGTTGCAGGGCTCGGTTCCGGCCATGGGGCGGCTGCGTCAGGGCAGTACCTGGTTGCATATTCTGGTGTGCTGGCCGCTACCTGCGCTGCTGGTGTTTCACATCCTGTCTGCGTACTACTTCTAG